The proteins below are encoded in one region of Homo sapiens chromosome 8, GRCh38.p14 Primary Assembly:
- the TNFRSF10C gene encoding tumor necrosis factor receptor superfamily member 10C precursor: MARIPKTLKFVVVIVAVLLPVLAYSATTARQEEVPQQTVAPQQQRHSFKGEECPAGSHRSEHTGACNPCTEGVDYTNASNNEPSCFPCTVCKSDQKHKSSCTMTRDTVCQCKEGTFRNENSPEMCRKCSRCPSGEVQVSNCTSWDDIQCVEEFGANATVETPAAEETMNTSPGTPAPAAEETMNTSPGTPAPAAEETMTTSPGTPAPAAEETMTTSPGTPAPAAEETMITSPGTPASSHYLSCTIVGIIVLIVLLIVFV; encoded by the exons ATGGCCCGGATCCCCAAGACCCTAAAGTTCGTCGTCGTCATCGTCGCGGTCCTGCTGCCA GTCCTAGCTTACTCTGCCACCACTGCCCGGCAGGAGGAAGTTCCCCAGCAGACAGTGGCCCCACAGCAACAGAGGCACAGCTTCAAGGGGGAGGAGTGTCCAGCAG gaTCTCATAGATCAGAACATACTGGAGCCTGTAACCCGTGCACAGAGGGTGTGGATTACACCAACGCTTCCAACAATGAACCTTCTTGCTTCCCATGTACAGTTTGTAAATCAG atcaaaaacataaaagttcCTGCACCATGACCAGAGACACAGTGTGTCAGTGTAAAGAAGGCACCTTCCGGAATGAAAACTCCCCAGAGATGTGCCGGAAGTGTAGCAG GTGCCCTAGTGGGGAAGTCCAAGTCAGTAATTGTACGTCCTGGGATGATATCCAGTGTGTTGAAGAATTTGGTGCCAATGCCACTGTGGAAACCCCAGCTGCTGAAGAGACAATGAACACCAGCCCGGGGACTCCTGCCCCAGCTGCTGAAGAGACAATGAACACCAGCCCGGGGACTCCTGCCCCAGCTGCTGAAGAGACAATGACCACCAGCCCGGGGACTCCTGCCCCAGCTGCTGAAGAGACAATGACCACCAGCCCGGGGACTCCTGCCCCAGCTGCTGAAGAGACAATGATCACCAGCCCGGGGACTCCTGCCTCTTCTCATTACCTCTCATGCACCATCGTAGGGATCATAGTTCTAATTGTGCTTCTGATTGTGTTTGTTTGA